In one Lolium rigidum isolate FL_2022 chromosome 3, APGP_CSIRO_Lrig_0.1, whole genome shotgun sequence genomic region, the following are encoded:
- the LOC124700009 gene encoding serine/arginine-rich SC35-like splicing factor SCL30 — translation MRRYSPPYHSPPRRGYGGRGRSPPRRGYGGRREQCSGSLLVRNIPLSCRPDDLRVPFERFGPVRDVYLPKDYYSKQPRGFAFVEFVDPYDASEAQYHMNRQVLFGREITVVVAAESRKRPDDMINRARVRGYSGERERRHSRYGRSRSRSRSYSPRYRGRPRSRSYSPASRRRDDYSASPPRSHHTQSPRRQPEGHEDDKRRSYSPAGRGGGQHDGKRSPPLDSDGSPPRRRSRRQSSKSPVGSRSRSPDASPARSD, via the exons ATGAGGAGGTACAGTCCCCCGTATCATAGTCCCCCAAGGAGGGGATATGGCGGCAGAGGAAGAAGTCCCCCTAGGAGAGGATATGGAGGACGGAGGGAGCAGTGTTCAGGAAGCCTCCTGGTCCGCAACATCCCATTAAGCTGCAG GCCTGATGATCTTCGAGTTCCTTTTGAAAGGTTTGGTCCTGTCCGGGATGTGTACCTGCCAAAGGATTATTACTCCAA GCAGCCCCGAGGGTTTGCATTTGTGGAGTTTGTTGACCCTTATGATGCCTCTGAGGCCCAATATCACATGAATCGCCAAGTACTTTTTGGCCGAGAGATAACTGTCGTTGTTGCTGCCGAGTCACGGAAAAGGCCAGATGATATGATTAATAGAGCTAGAGTCAG GGGGTATTCTGGTGAACGTGAAAGGCGGCATTCTCGTTATG GGAGGTCTCGTTCCCGGTCACGCTCCTACTCTCCTCGCTATCGTGGCCGTCCTCGGTCAAG GTCGTACTCTCCTGCATCAAGACGCCGAGATGACTACTCTGCTTCTCCACCAAGATCACATCACACACAATCTCCCAGGCGTCAGCCAGAAGGGCATGAAGACGACAAGCGGAGGTCCtattcacctgccggtagaggtggtGGGCAGCATGATGGAAA GAGGTCACCACCACTGGACAGTGACGGATCACCTCCACGCCGTAGGTCGCGCAGGCAATCCTCAAAATCACCTGTGGGGTCACGCTCAAGGTCCCCTGATGCTTCTCCTGCCCGCAGCGACTGA